The following nucleotide sequence is from Chryseobacterium sp. CY350.
TTTTGTCATCTTTTCCCCGCAAATCTGTCGTTGCCTTCTTAATTTTTACAGGATGTTCCACCCAGAGTAAAACTTTTGACTGTGAAGCAGTTTTTTCCAAAGGTCTGTTATAAATCCCCGTATTTTCACAGCAAACAAGCAATTCGTCTCCTTTTATACTGAGTAATTTCAACATAGATTTAAAAAATGATTCAATACTTTTCTGTGTATTTTCGATAATCATTTCACAATGAATCTTATACTCAAAATCAATCACGGCACAATCTAGTTTTGATTTGGAAATATCGATTCCAATAACGTACTTTTGTTTCATAAATTTTAAGTTTATCATTCACAATGAGAGTTTTGTCTAAGCCCTTGATAATAGGTCGTAATCCTAAATTTCTATTATGATCTTACTCTCAAAGAAACAGGGTTCATAATCTTTGCATAGGTCTTAATACCTTGGTCGCAAACCGGTTCACCCTGTTTCTTGTGAATGTGTTGATGAGATAAAAATAATCTTGTTTTTTTTATCCTACAAACTAAAGGTTCGCTAAGATTTTTTTTAAAATACTCACTGCTTTTAAGTTCGCAAGGGCGTTCCACTTAGCAGAGAACACAAAAATCCTGCATTGCTGCAGGATTATTTTTATTTAAATTGATTCAAAACTTGTTATTGATAGCTGTCTCCGCAGCCCGACTTGAGTGGAAATCCTTTTTGTTTTTTCCAAAAAAATAAAAAGATTGGGAACGGAAGGCGGAAAAGCTGCCCCAATAAAACTATTATATTAGGCACTCATTTTCTTTCTATTCACTTTTTTTCTTCACTTTTGCCTTCGCCTTTTTCACCTCGTCTTTGATATACGGATACTTTTTTTGCATATCAGTAACCAAAGAAGCATCAAGCTGCAATGCTTTTTCAAGCATTTCTGCGCCTTTTTTGTTATCCTTTAAATTCAAATAACAGTTGCTTAGCTGATAATAAAGTTCTGCGCGGTTGTGATGTTCTAAAGCAGCAATTAAAACCGTTACCGCTTCTTCATATTCGCCGACGAGCATTAAAACTTCAGTATACGCGTACCAGTTGTAAAATCTGGACGGTTCTGCATCTACCAATTTTTTCAGGCAAGAAAGGCTTTCTTCAAATTTTCCTGAGTCAATAAATAAAAACGCAAGTCTTTTCTGATATTCAAGATTTCCATCATTCAGCAAAGTTGCTTCTCTCGCAAAGTGAAGAGCTTCCGGCATTCCGCCCATTTCTTCGTATAAGTAAGATTGCTCCATCATCGCCATATAAAACTGAGGATCTTCTCTCAATGATTTCTGGAAATAGTTCAGAGCTACCGTTGGCTGTTTTAATGCCTTATAACACAGTCCGATTTTATAAAACGTAAACGCTTTTGTATATTCCAACTCAAGCATTTCTTCATAAACCTCGACTGCTTTTTTGTATTGATTTAAAGCTTCATAACAAGCTGCTTTACTTGCATAAACTCCAACAGCGCTGGAATTGATTGCCAACATATAATCGAAACCTTTAATAGCTTCTTCATAATTTTTTCTGTTGAAATAATACTGTCCGTACTCGCTCCACGCTACTTCTGAGTAGGCAAAATTATCAAGATAGTCATTCAGGAAAGCGATTGCTTCCTCACTCTTATTCAGATCACTGAAGCAGATCATTGCATTCTCCAAAGAATATTCGTCTGTAGGATCATCTTTCAATGCCTGCTGATAATGTTTAAGAGCGTTAAAAGGGTCTCCTAAATTCACATATTCATCTGCAATAAAATTATTAAGGAAGTTTTCTTCTTCATTTAATTCTAAAGCTTTTTTGCAAATTTCAATAGATTTTCTAGGATTTCCTAAATTCGAATAATACTTTGCGTAACATACCAAAAAGTCTGTATTCTCCATAGAAGAACCTTTTAACTCATTGATCATTTCCTTCGCCGTATTATAATCTTCCCATTCTAAGAGCACTTCAAGTTTTTTGATCTTGATATCCAAAGAATTGGGATGAAGTTTGAGACCGTAAGTTACTGCCATATCAGCGTAATTAAAATCTCCCAACTCCAGATAATAAACAATAATGTCATCTAATTCTTCTGTATCGAAGTAGAATTCATCATTATTTTCCATCATTTCCTCGAACTTTTTCACAAGTTCATTTCCAAAATATTCTTCCAATATAGTATCTCAGCGTTATTTTCAAAGTTCAAAATTATTTTATAAACTTCGAAAAAACTTTTTTTAATTAAATTTTCCTATTGCTAGGATTTTGTCGATTTGAAAAAAATGAAATAATTTCAATCTTTTCATTTTCTATTTTATAGTATAAAGTATTAAACTTTGCTGTAACCACTTTACGAATATCTAATTTTTCAGTTCTTGAAAAAACTAGCGGATTTTCTGAAATTATATCTAAATTTCTTTCAATTTCAACCGACAACCTTCTCAATTCCTTATTTGTAAAATTCCGCTCTAAATATTCAATTGTTTCTTCTAACTCTTTTAGTGATTGATCAGACCAAACGATTTCATAGCCACTTTTCATAAAGCTTTTTTACTTCAGAATGAGCAACCACTCTACCTTCTTCAATATCTTTTAGTCCTAATTCTATCGATTTTTTTTCAGCCTCTGAAAGTTCATCATACCAATCTTCCTCTGGAATTTCTTCTACAAAATCAATTTCAACCGCCTTCAAAATCGCTTTTATCTTAGCGAGTTCTTTTTTATTTTTAGGATTAATGGTAATTGTCATCGTACTATTTTCTATACTAAATATACAAAAATTCTGAATTAAATCAAACTTCTGATTTTAGCAATCATATCATCGCCTAATTTGTCGGCTTCTTCCTGTGAGAAAGCTTCTGTATAAATTCTGATAATCGGTTCTGTATTCGATTTTCTAAGGTGAACCCAATTGTTTTCAAAATCTATTTTTACTCCGTCAATGGTAGAAACCTCTTCATTTTGATACTCTTTTTCCATTTTAGTTAAAAGATCATCAACATTTATTTCGGGAGTAAGTTCGATTTTCTTTTTCCCCATAAAATAACTTGGATAACCAGCTCTTAATTCGGAAACCGTTTTATTTTCTTTTGCTAAATGGGTCAAAAACAAAGCAACGCCAACCAAAGAATCTCTTCCGTAATGAAGTTCAGGATAGATAATTCCACCGTTTCCTTCACCGCCGATCACAGCATTTTTTTCTTTCATTAAATTGACCACATTCACTTCTCCAACAGCACTTGCAAAATATTCTGAGTTATGAGTTTTTGCCACATCTCTCAATGCGCGACTTGAAGAAAGATTTGAAATGGCAACTCCGTTTATGTTTTTCAACAAATAATCGGCAACAGCAACTAAGGTATATTCTTCCCCGAACATTTCTCCGTTTTCGTCTACCAAAGCCAATCTGTCAACATCCGGATCTACTACAACGCCAAAATCTGCTTTTTCTTTGATTACTAATTCACAGATGTCTCCCAAATGTTCTTTCAGAGGTTCAGGATTGTGCGGAAACTGTCCGTTTGGTTCGCAGTATAATTTTACCGTTTCGCAACCCAATTTATCCAAAAGCATTGGAATTGCAATTCCGCCAGTAGAATTTACGGCATCTAAAACGATTTTATATTTTTTAGCTTTAATCGCTTCAACATCCACCATCGGCAAATCAAGAATCTGCCGAATGTGAATATCAAAAGCATCATCTCTTGTTTCGTATTTACCTAAATCATCAACTTCCGCATAATCGAAATCTTCATTTTCCGCCAATGCCAAAACCTCAGCACCATTTTCTCCGTTAATAAATTCACCTTTCTCATTTAACAATTTCAATGCATTCCATTGTTTTGGATTGTGAGAAGCGGTCAAAATAATTCCTCCGTCAGCATTTAATTCAGGAACCATAATTTCTACAGTTGGTGTTGTCGAAAGTCCTAAATCTACAACGTGAATTCCCAAACCTTGCAAAGTTGCACAAACCAGAGAATTGACCATTGAACCGGAGATTCTTGCATCACGACCGATAATTAAGGTTAAATCTTTTTTATTTTTATTATTCTGAAGCCAGGTTCCGAAGGCTGATGCAAATTTCACGACATCAAGTGGTGTCAAATTATCATTTACTTTTCCACCGATCGTTCCTCTGATTCCGGAGATACTTTTTATTAATGACATATTATTAAAAATGTTTTTGCAAAAATACGAATAAAAGAAACAAAGAATTATGAAATCTGCTTAACGTTAGTAAGTCAGTTTTTCTCCGTAAAAGCCTTATTTTAAATACATTGATATTACTAAGAACATCCACAATCCTTATCGCAGCCAGATCTTTTAGAATCAAACTTTTTTGGCGCGAAACTTTTCCTCACAATTCTAAATAAAGAATAACAGGCAAAAAGCACCACAAGAGCGATAATTACATATTGAAAAATTAAGGAAGAATCCATTTATTTTAAGATTTGATAAGCAATTAATGACACAAAATATGCCAAACCTGTCATCATTACCACCTGAAAGCCAGTCCATTTCCAGCTTTTGGTTTCTCTGTAAACTACTGCAACGGTAGAAACACATTGCATTGCAAACGCGTAAAACAATAAAACCGAAATTCCGGTTGCAAAACTGAAGACTTTATCGCCATTTGGCTTTACATCCATTCGCATTTTATCGATTACTTTTCCTTCCGGAGCGTCATCATCTAAACTATATAAAGTTGACATTGTTCCTACGAAAACCTCTCTTGCTACAAAGCTCGTCAGAATTCCTACTCCCATTTTCCAATCATATCCCAAAGGAGCAATTGCCGGCTCGATTGCTTTTCCCATCTTCGCCAAATACGAATGATCAAGTTCCACGTTGGTAGCAACAATCTGCTCTTCGCTTTGTTTCGGTCCGAAATAACTGAGACACCAAATAATGATACTTACAATAAATATGATTTTCCCCGCTCCTGTAATAAAATCCCAAACTTTACCTAAAACCATTTTCAGATCATATCCGAAAAGTGGTTTTTTGTACGTCGGCAAATCCATAACCAAGTATGTTTTTCCTTTATTTTTAATGAAACCTTTCAAAATCGCTGCAGAAAGTAGCGCTACGAAAAATCCCAAAAGATACATTCCCAAAAGTACCAACGCTTTATATTGAATTCCGAAAAAAGTTTTATCTGAAATTATCAATCCGATAATAATACTGTAAACCGGAAGTCTCGCTGAACAAGTCATAAAAGGCGTCACCAAAATGGTGAGTAATCTTTCTCGGAAGTTTTCAATATTTCTTGTTGAAATTACTGCCGGAATTGCACAAGCCGTTCCTGAAACCAGCGGAACTATACTTTTTCCATTTAAACCAAATGGCCTCAAAAACCTGTCCATCAGAAAGATAACTCTCGCCATATACCCAGAATCTTCCAAGAGATAAAGGAAGTATAATAAAATCCCGATTTGTGGTGCAAAGATGATAATTCCTCCTAATCCAGGAACAATTCCGTCGGAAATGAGTGAATTAATAGGACCTTCCGGCAAATTTTGTTTACTAAATGCTGAAAGCCATGCAAAAAACTCATCGATCCAGTTCATGGGATATTCTGCAAGGAAGAAGACACTGTTGAAAATTACCAATAAAATTCCTACAAAAACGACATATCCGAAAATGGGATGAACAAGAACTTTATCTAGTTTTTCAGTTAAAAGTTCTTTAAACTGAGGTTTTTTTGAAATTACATTCGCTAGTATCTTATCAATATTCTGATATCGCCTCACTACTTCCTGAACCTGTAATCTTTTCGGAACCAAACTTTTAGCTTCAGAGTCATTAATTAATTCAGTCGCAGAATTTAATTTATTTAAATCGGCACCGATTGAGAGACTCATCCATGCCTTGTAATCGTTTTCAAATTGATTATGAGCGGAAACTTTATTTAAAAAATCCTTATGCTCAACAGGAATATCAAATGAAGGCTTTTCTATTCTAGCAAAATCATTATCTAAAATCGCTTTTTGAATCGCTTCAATTCCTAACTGTTCCTTGGCATTCGTCTGAATAATTCTGATATTCAAAGCTTCGGAAAATTTCTCGATATCGATGTTGATTCCTCTTCTTTCCGCTTGATCTATTTGGTTAACAACCAGAATCATCGGAACGCCCAAATCCTGAATCTGCTGAAATAAAAGCAATCCTCTTTTTAAACTCAGAGCTTCGAGAATATAAATAACTCCGGCAAAATCTTTCTGACTTTCCAATAGAAATTTAGAAAAAATGGCCTCATCTTCGGAGCTCGGATAAATGCTGTATGATCCCGGAAGGTCTACTACCTCAACTTCTTCGTCTTTGTAGATATATGATCCTGAATGGCTGGAAACAGTAACTCCCGCGTAGTTTCCAGTTTTCTGTTTTTTATTGCAAAGTGCATTAAAAAGGGTTGATTTTCCAACGTTGGGATTTCCTACTAAAAGTACCTGCTTTTTATTTTGTTGCTGCATTAATTCCAATCTTCTACAATGATAAACTCCCCTTCTTCTTTTCGCAACGCGATCCTACTTTTTTCATCCCCAAATTCCACATAAAGAGGGCCGTTGAAAGGAGCTCTATAAAGTATTCTGAAGACAGTTTCAGGCAACAGCCCCATTTCTATGATTTTGTTGGGCATCTGTAAATGATCATTATCGTAGCCCAAAATTTTCCCAAGTCTGTTCTTAGGAAATCTATTTAATGTCTGTGAATAGTTATCTTTCAATACCTATATTTTTTCTGCTTGCAAATATACGCTATTTAAATTTAATCTAAATAAGACTAATTTTAAAGATTTACAGAAACTATAATGAAAAATAAACCCAAACTCAGAAATGAGTCTGGGTTTATTAATCTTGACTATTCTAAGTTCTAGTTAGTCGATTGTGAAGCTTTGGCGCAGTGATA
It contains:
- a CDS encoding tetratricopeptide repeat protein — translated: MEEYFGNELVKKFEEMMENNDEFYFDTEELDDIIVYYLELGDFNYADMAVTYGLKLHPNSLDIKIKKLEVLLEWEDYNTAKEMINELKGSSMENTDFLVCYAKYYSNLGNPRKSIEICKKALELNEEENFLNNFIADEYVNLGDPFNALKHYQQALKDDPTDEYSLENAMICFSDLNKSEEAIAFLNDYLDNFAYSEVAWSEYGQYYFNRKNYEEAIKGFDYMLAINSSAVGVYASKAACYEALNQYKKAVEVYEEMLELEYTKAFTFYKIGLCYKALKQPTVALNYFQKSLREDPQFYMAMMEQSYLYEEMGGMPEALHFAREATLLNDGNLEYQKRLAFLFIDSGKFEESLSCLKKLVDAEPSRFYNWYAYTEVLMLVGEYEEAVTVLIAALEHHNRAELYYQLSNCYLNLKDNKKGAEMLEKALQLDASLVTDMQKKYPYIKDEVKKAKAKVKKKSE
- a CDS encoding type II toxin-antitoxin system RelE/ParE family toxin is translated as MKSGYEIVWSDQSLKELEETIEYLERNFTNKELRRLSVEIERNLDIISENPLVFSRTEKLDIRKVVTAKFNTLYYKIENEKIEIISFFSNRQNPSNRKI
- a CDS encoding DUF2683 family protein is translated as MTITINPKNKKELAKIKAILKAVEIDFVEEIPEEDWYDELSEAEKKSIELGLKDIEEGRVVAHSEVKKLYEKWL
- the glmM gene encoding phosphoglucosamine mutase, yielding MSLIKSISGIRGTIGGKVNDNLTPLDVVKFASAFGTWLQNNKNKKDLTLIIGRDARISGSMVNSLVCATLQGLGIHVVDLGLSTTPTVEIMVPELNADGGIILTASHNPKQWNALKLLNEKGEFINGENGAEVLALAENEDFDYAEVDDLGKYETRDDAFDIHIRQILDLPMVDVEAIKAKKYKIVLDAVNSTGGIAIPMLLDKLGCETVKLYCEPNGQFPHNPEPLKEHLGDICELVIKEKADFGVVVDPDVDRLALVDENGEMFGEEYTLVAVADYLLKNINGVAISNLSSSRALRDVAKTHNSEYFASAVGEVNVVNLMKEKNAVIGGEGNGGIIYPELHYGRDSLVGVALFLTHLAKENKTVSELRAGYPSYFMGKKKIELTPEINVDDLLTKMEKEYQNEEVSTIDGVKIDFENNWVHLRKSNTEPIIRIYTEAFSQEEADKLGDDMIAKIRSLI
- the feoB gene encoding ferrous iron transport protein B, which codes for MQQQNKKQVLLVGNPNVGKSTLFNALCNKKQKTGNYAGVTVSSHSGSYIYKDEEVEVVDLPGSYSIYPSSEDEAIFSKFLLESQKDFAGVIYILEALSLKRGLLLFQQIQDLGVPMILVVNQIDQAERRGINIDIEKFSEALNIRIIQTNAKEQLGIEAIQKAILDNDFARIEKPSFDIPVEHKDFLNKVSAHNQFENDYKAWMSLSIGADLNKLNSATELINDSEAKSLVPKRLQVQEVVRRYQNIDKILANVISKKPQFKELLTEKLDKVLVHPIFGYVVFVGILLVIFNSVFFLAEYPMNWIDEFFAWLSAFSKQNLPEGPINSLISDGIVPGLGGIIIFAPQIGILLYFLYLLEDSGYMARVIFLMDRFLRPFGLNGKSIVPLVSGTACAIPAVISTRNIENFRERLLTILVTPFMTCSARLPVYSIIIGLIISDKTFFGIQYKALVLLGMYLLGFFVALLSAAILKGFIKNKGKTYLVMDLPTYKKPLFGYDLKMVLGKVWDFITGAGKIIFIVSIIIWCLSYFGPKQSEEQIVATNVELDHSYLAKMGKAIEPAIAPLGYDWKMGVGILTSFVAREVFVGTMSTLYSLDDDAPEGKVIDKMRMDVKPNGDKVFSFATGISVLLFYAFAMQCVSTVAVVYRETKSWKWTGFQVVMMTGLAYFVSLIAYQILK
- a CDS encoding FeoA family protein; the encoded protein is MKDNYSQTLNRFPKNRLGKILGYDNDHLQMPNKIIEMGLLPETVFRILYRAPFNGPLYVEFGDEKSRIALRKEEGEFIIVEDWN